Proteins from a genomic interval of Afifella aestuarii:
- a CDS encoding phage portal protein — translation MRWWRQAPEAKASRTGPLIAFARTGAPVWTPRHYAALARRGYMENAIVYRAVRLISEAAASVPLLLYEGARELAEHPLLALLARPNPRQAGAELFEAAYGHLLTAGNAYLEAVTGSDGEIREIYALRPDRMKVIAGPEGWAEAYEYTVAGRSLRFQMPEEGLSAILHLTLFHPLNDYYGFAPLEAAQKALDLHNEASAWNKALLENAARPSGALVYQGPEGANLSEDQFTRLKGELTENFEGAANAGRPLLLEGGLSWQAMSLSPRDMDFLEAKNAAAREIALAFGVPPMLLGIPGDNTYSNYQEANRALWRQTVLPLIGRMTGALSNWLAPSFGERLRLAYDADQIDALAADRAERWKRLSEASFLSDDEKREALGYGPLEA, via the coding sequence ATGCGCTGGTGGAGACAAGCGCCGGAGGCGAAAGCCTCGCGCACGGGACCGCTGATCGCCTTTGCACGCACCGGCGCGCCGGTGTGGACGCCGCGCCATTACGCGGCGCTCGCCCGGCGCGGCTATATGGAAAATGCCATCGTCTACCGCGCCGTGCGGCTGATTTCCGAGGCGGCGGCCTCCGTGCCGCTGCTTCTTTATGAGGGCGCGCGGGAGCTCGCCGAGCATCCGCTTCTGGCGCTTCTCGCCCGCCCCAATCCGCGCCAGGCCGGGGCGGAGCTGTTCGAGGCGGCCTATGGCCATCTCCTGACCGCCGGCAATGCCTATCTGGAGGCGGTGACGGGCTCAGACGGTGAGATCCGTGAAATCTATGCGCTGCGGCCCGACCGGATGAAAGTGATCGCCGGGCCCGAGGGCTGGGCGGAGGCGTATGAATATACGGTCGCCGGGCGCAGCCTGCGCTTTCAGATGCCGGAGGAGGGGCTGTCGGCGATCCTGCATCTGACGCTCTTTCATCCGCTCAACGATTATTACGGCTTCGCCCCGCTCGAAGCGGCACAGAAGGCGCTCGACCTCCACAACGAGGCGTCGGCCTGGAACAAGGCGCTTCTGGAGAATGCCGCACGACCTTCCGGTGCGCTCGTCTATCAGGGGCCGGAAGGGGCGAACCTGTCGGAAGACCAGTTCACCCGTCTCAAAGGCGAGCTCACAGAGAATTTCGAGGGCGCGGCCAATGCCGGACGGCCTCTGCTGTTGGAGGGCGGGCTCTCCTGGCAGGCGATGAGCCTGTCGCCGAGGGACATGGATTTTCTGGAGGCGAAGAACGCCGCGGCGCGTGAGATCGCGCTCGCCTTCGGCGTGCCGCCGATGCTTTTGGGCATTCCGGGCGACAACACCTATTCCAATTACCAGGAGGCGAACCGGGCGCTGTGGCGGCAGACGGTCTTGCCACTGATCGGGCGCATGACGGGTGCGCTCTCCAATTGGCTGGCGCCGTCTTTCGGCGAGCGTCTGCGCCTTGCCTATGACGCCGATCAGATCGATGCGCTCGCCGCCGACCGGGCGGAGCGCTGGAAGCGCTTGTCCGAGGCGAGCTTTTTGAGCGACGACGAAAAGCGCGAGGCGCTGGGTTACGGGCCGCTCGAGGCGTGA
- a CDS encoding DMT family transporter: MDNHVFAAVILAALLHAGWNSVVKVGLDRVSTILLLAIAQAAIAAVALPFVDRPAAAAVPMIVAAAALHAGYKLFLIEAYARADLSQAYPLARGAAPIFVTVISVLFLDATFAPSALVAIGAISAGILLMAAKGSTSGRMDGHALFFALGTAGFTASYTLLDGLGARVAGTASGFVLWMVIGDTALLTAFIALRHGRAAFVGLRPAWKSGVAAGAMSLGSYWIAVWAFTQAPIALVAALRESSILFAALIAAFVLREPVSRWRWISAACIACGLALMKA; this comes from the coding sequence ATGGACAATCACGTCTTCGCCGCGGTCATCCTCGCCGCCCTTCTCCATGCCGGATGGAATTCCGTGGTGAAGGTCGGGCTCGACCGTGTCTCCACGATCCTGCTCCTCGCCATCGCGCAGGCGGCGATCGCCGCTGTCGCGCTGCCCTTCGTCGACCGGCCGGCGGCTGCCGCCGTGCCGATGATCGTGGCTGCGGCCGCCCTTCATGCGGGCTACAAGCTCTTTCTCATCGAAGCCTATGCGCGCGCCGATCTCAGCCAGGCCTATCCGCTCGCCCGCGGCGCCGCGCCGATCTTCGTCACGGTCATCTCCGTCCTGTTTCTCGATGCCACCTTTGCGCCGTCCGCTCTGGTCGCCATCGGCGCCATCTCGGCCGGGATTCTCCTGATGGCGGCGAAGGGCTCCACCTCCGGCCGCATGGACGGGCATGCCCTCTTCTTCGCCCTCGGCACGGCCGGCTTCACCGCAAGCTACACGCTTCTCGACGGGCTCGGCGCGCGCGTCGCCGGCACAGCGTCCGGCTTCGTCCTGTGGATGGTCATCGGCGATACCGCTCTCCTCACGGCCTTCATCGCCCTCCGGCATGGCCGCGCCGCCTTCGTCGGCCTCCGGCCCGCCTGGAAAAGCGGCGTCGCCGCCGGGGCGATGTCGCTCGGCTCTTATTGGATCGCGGTCTGGGCGTTCACCCAGGCGCCGATCGCGCTCGTCGCCGCACTGCGCGAATCGAGCATCCTCTTTGCCGCGCTCATCGCCGCCTTCGTCCTGCGCGAACCCGTCAGCCGCTGGCGCTGGATCTCGGCCGCCTGCATCGCCTGCGGCCTCGCCCTGATGAAGGCCTGA
- a CDS encoding phage major capsid protein: MSARTAELRPALENKMHGDCLVETKAGPTPEVGAAFDEFMNAFEAFKEANDERLGEIERRLTSDVVTEEKVARLNDVLDRQERAIERLTIEGRRPRLAGGTGAEPRLERAGADLSGHGAAFSRYLRAGETAALARLERKAMAIGTSDGADGGYLVPDETEAEIGRRLAEVSPIRAIASTITVSGSLYKKPFAVSGPATGWVGETDARPETDTPVLDALEYPVMELYAMPAATGALLDDAIVDLSAWLAGEVDQAFAEQESAAFVKGDGNKKPTGFLAVPNVAESAWEWGKLGTLSTGVSGGFPADMPSDLLIDLVYALKAGYRQNAHFVMNRRTEAAIRKLKDADGNYVWAPPVGLGSRATIMNFPVVDAEDMPDIAAGSLSIAFGDFSRGYLIVDRQGIRILRDPYSAKPYVLFYTTKRVGGGVLNFEAIKLVKFSAS; the protein is encoded by the coding sequence ATGTCTGCCCGAACGGCCGAGCTGCGCCCGGCGCTGGAAAACAAGATGCATGGCGATTGCCTTGTCGAGACCAAGGCGGGGCCGACGCCTGAAGTGGGCGCCGCCTTCGACGAATTCATGAACGCCTTCGAGGCCTTCAAGGAGGCGAATGACGAGCGGCTCGGCGAGATCGAGCGGCGGCTCACCTCCGACGTCGTCACCGAGGAAAAGGTGGCGCGCCTCAACGATGTGCTCGACCGGCAGGAAAGGGCGATCGAACGCCTGACGATCGAGGGCCGGCGGCCGCGGCTTGCGGGCGGCACCGGGGCCGAGCCGCGTCTGGAGCGCGCCGGCGCCGATCTCTCCGGCCATGGCGCGGCCTTCTCGCGCTATCTGCGGGCGGGCGAGACCGCGGCTCTTGCACGGCTCGAGCGAAAGGCGATGGCGATCGGCACCTCCGACGGCGCCGATGGCGGCTATCTGGTGCCCGACGAGACGGAAGCGGAGATCGGCCGCAGGCTTGCCGAAGTGTCGCCGATCCGGGCGATTGCGAGCACGATCACCGTTTCGGGCAGCCTCTACAAGAAGCCCTTTGCGGTGAGCGGGCCGGCGACCGGCTGGGTTGGCGAGACGGATGCGCGGCCCGAAACCGACACGCCGGTTCTCGATGCGCTCGAATATCCGGTGATGGAGCTTTATGCGATGCCCGCGGCGACGGGTGCGCTTCTCGACGATGCGATCGTCGATCTCTCCGCCTGGCTGGCCGGCGAGGTCGACCAGGCCTTTGCCGAACAGGAGAGTGCGGCCTTCGTCAAAGGCGACGGCAACAAGAAGCCGACGGGATTTCTCGCCGTGCCGAATGTTGCCGAAAGCGCCTGGGAATGGGGCAAGCTCGGCACGCTTTCGACCGGGGTTTCCGGCGGCTTTCCGGCCGACATGCCGAGCGATCTTCTCATTGACCTCGTCTATGCGCTGAAGGCCGGCTACCGCCAGAACGCCCATTTCGTCATGAACCGGCGTACCGAGGCGGCAATCCGCAAACTGAAGGACGCCGATGGCAATTATGTCTGGGCGCCGCCGGTCGGGCTCGGCAGCCGCGCCACGATCATGAATTTCCCGGTCGTGGACGCCGAAGACATGCCCGACATCGCCGCAGGCTCTCTGTCGATCGCTTTCGGTGATTTTTCGCGCGGCTATCTGATCGTCGATCGCCAGGGCATCCGCATCCTGCGCGATCCCTATTCGGCCAAGCCCTACGTGCTTTTTTACACCACGAAACGGGTCGGCGGCGGGGTTCTCAATTTTGAAGCGATCAAACTTGTCAAGTTTAGCGCAAGCTAG
- a CDS encoding phage tail tape measure protein, translated as MADDFDFGSDELSGSAEALSATLGDLQHLADRFGRSMTSAFRQAAVEGRRFDSVLKSLALGLSRRALNAALAPIAGGLSGALTSVFGSFLGGFGQGGVFAGGKVTPFASGGVVAAPSYFQTGSGIGLMGEAGAEAILPLRRGADGRLGVAAAGAGGPPLHVTFNVTTQDAASFRRSEAEMTAMLARAVSRGRRGL; from the coding sequence ATGGCAGACGATTTCGATTTCGGCTCGGACGAGTTGTCCGGGAGCGCTGAGGCACTGTCGGCGACGCTCGGCGACCTTCAGCATCTGGCGGACAGGTTCGGGCGCTCCATGACGAGCGCCTTCCGCCAGGCGGCAGTGGAGGGACGACGCTTCGACAGCGTGTTGAAAAGCCTGGCGCTCGGGCTGTCGCGCCGTGCCCTCAATGCCGCGCTCGCGCCGATCGCGGGCGGGCTGTCCGGCGCGCTTACTTCTGTGTTCGGATCGTTTTTGGGCGGTTTCGGCCAAGGCGGGGTGTTTGCGGGCGGCAAGGTCACCCCCTTTGCTTCGGGCGGGGTCGTTGCCGCGCCGAGCTATTTTCAGACGGGCAGCGGCATCGGCCTGATGGGGGAGGCGGGGGCGGAGGCGATCCTGCCCTTGCGGCGCGGCGCCGACGGCAGGCTCGGTGTTGCAGCCGCGGGCGCCGGGGGGCCGCCCCTCCACGTCACCTTCAACGTGACGACGCAAGATGCGGCGAGCTTCCGCCGGTCCGAAGCCGAAATGACGGCGATGCTGGCGCGTGCCGTGTCGCGCGGCCGGCGGGGGCTGTGA
- a CDS encoding DUF3168 domain-containing protein has protein sequence MGAEEALQRAIYERLAGDAALTALIGADKVFDHVPRNMSAPYVHLGEMEVTPVAAGSGAETKLVEIIFSLVAFSRGRGRRETLGLAAALRDLLHDADFALAGFTLVGCRFVQMKTSGAGEASGRRAVLKFRAVVEEA, from the coding sequence ATGGGCGCCGAAGAGGCCCTGCAGCGGGCGATTTATGAACGGCTTGCGGGCGATGCGGCGCTGACCGCCCTGATCGGCGCCGACAAGGTCTTCGATCATGTGCCGCGGAATATGAGCGCGCCTTACGTGCATCTCGGCGAGATGGAGGTGACGCCCGTGGCCGCCGGCAGCGGTGCGGAGACGAAGCTCGTCGAGATTATCTTTTCGCTCGTCGCCTTTTCGCGCGGTCGCGGCCGCCGCGAGACGCTCGGGCTTGCTGCGGCTTTGCGCGATTTGCTGCATGACGCCGATTTCGCGCTCGCCGGCTTCACGCTCGTCGGCTGCCGCTTCGTCCAGATGAAGACGAGCGGCGCCGGCGAGGCGAGCGGCCGGCGGGCGGTGCTGAAATTTCGCGCGGTGGTGGAGGAGGCGTGA
- a CDS encoding LysR family transcriptional regulator: protein MKRGALPLNALRAFEATMRHGQMRLAADELGVTHGAVSRQVRLLEEILQVPLFEGPRNKLMPTQTALELEPALTEAFDGIEVAVARAMQRESRFLDVSCTGTLAMRWLIPRLVDFQTAHPKIEVRLTGEYGPVDFSRHRFDVAIRVGRAPWGDAEVTELFAEAAGPVVSPKCAASVDLDGPEMLHALPALHTKTRPAAWADWCRGQDLPPPAGGRVFEHFYFLLEAATAGLGVAIAPEVLVRDDVAAGRLLAPFGFAPTGQAYVALRPRRPNRDAQLFIAWLEDAAMAPGTPG, encoded by the coding sequence ATGAAGCGCGGCGCTCTTCCGCTCAATGCCCTGCGCGCCTTCGAGGCGACGATGCGGCACGGCCAGATGCGGCTTGCCGCCGACGAGCTCGGCGTGACGCATGGCGCTGTCAGCCGCCAGGTGCGGCTTTTGGAGGAGATCCTGCAGGTTCCGCTGTTCGAGGGGCCGCGCAACAAGCTGATGCCGACGCAGACGGCGCTGGAGCTCGAGCCGGCCCTGACGGAAGCCTTCGACGGCATCGAGGTGGCGGTCGCCCGCGCCATGCAGCGTGAGAGCCGGTTTCTCGACGTGTCGTGTACGGGGACGCTCGCTATGCGCTGGCTGATCCCGCGGCTCGTCGATTTCCAGACGGCGCATCCGAAGATCGAGGTGCGGCTGACCGGCGAGTACGGGCCGGTGGATTTCTCCCGCCATCGTTTCGACGTGGCGATCCGCGTCGGCCGCGCGCCCTGGGGCGATGCGGAGGTGACGGAGCTGTTTGCCGAGGCGGCCGGTCCGGTGGTGAGTCCGAAATGTGCCGCGAGCGTCGATCTTGATGGGCCGGAGATGCTTCACGCGCTGCCGGCGCTGCATACCAAGACGCGGCCGGCGGCCTGGGCGGACTGGTGCCGGGGACAGGATTTGCCACCGCCGGCGGGCGGCCGTGTCTTCGAGCATTTTTATTTCCTGCTCGAAGCCGCGACGGCCGGGCTCGGCGTGGCGATCGCGCCGGAAGTGCTGGTGCGCGACGATGTGGCGGCGGGGCGGCTCTTGGCGCCCTTCGGCTTCGCCCCGACGGGGCAGGCCTATGTCGCACTGAGGCCGCGCCGACCGAACCGCGACGCGCAGCTCTTCATCGCATGGCTGGAAGACGCGGCGATGGCGCCCGGTACGCCAGGCTGA
- a CDS encoding gene transfer agent family protein, with amino-acid sequence MANFHRGEIDAVLGGETRRLCLTLGALAELEAAFKADDLVALAARFETGRLSARDLIRILGAGLRGAGEAISDDEVAVLRSDGGAAGFARIAAELLRATFGGSQGDHGGSGAPGDPPKNPL; translated from the coding sequence ATGGCGAATTTCCATCGCGGCGAGATCGATGCGGTGCTCGGCGGCGAGACGCGCAGGCTCTGTTTGACGCTCGGTGCGCTCGCCGAGCTCGAAGCCGCCTTCAAGGCCGACGATCTGGTGGCGCTTGCCGCGCGCTTCGAGACGGGCCGGCTGTCGGCCCGCGATCTCATCCGCATCCTGGGTGCGGGTCTGAGAGGCGCGGGCGAAGCGATCTCCGACGACGAGGTGGCGGTGTTGCGGTCGGACGGGGGTGCGGCCGGCTTTGCCAGGATCGCGGCGGAGCTTTTGCGGGCGACGTTCGGTGGGTCGCAGGGGGACCATGGAGGTTCCGGCGCTCCGGGGGATCCCCCAAAAAACCCTCTTTAG
- a CDS encoding HK97 family phage prohead protease, whose protein sequence is MRALARHGPAILPATAALRESLQEIGADGRFSGYASLFGRRDLAGDMVMPGAFARSLGARGAAGIRMLFQHDPAEPIGVWEEIAEDRRGLFVRGRLTLGVARARDVHALLKAGGLDGLSIGYRTLRGRKDRRAGIRRLYEIDLWEVSIVTFPMLTEARIASVKASEAGLSARFLDAARRLTPARPKAAGPKAVGSKAARIAGGRPAFS, encoded by the coding sequence ATGAGGGCGCTCGCCCGGCACGGGCCGGCCATCCTCCCCGCCACCGCGGCCTTGCGCGAAAGCCTGCAGGAGATCGGCGCCGATGGGCGGTTTTCCGGCTATGCGAGCCTTTTCGGCCGGCGCGATCTGGCCGGCGACATGGTCATGCCGGGCGCCTTTGCGAGATCCCTGGGAGCGCGCGGGGCAGCCGGCATCCGCATGCTCTTCCAGCACGATCCGGCCGAGCCGATCGGCGTGTGGGAAGAGATCGCCGAGGATCGGCGCGGGCTTTTCGTGCGTGGGCGGCTGACGCTCGGCGTGGCGCGGGCGCGCGACGTCCACGCGCTGTTGAAGGCGGGCGGGCTCGACGGGCTGTCGATCGGCTACCGCACGCTGCGCGGCCGCAAGGACCGGCGGGCCGGAATCCGCCGCCTCTACGAGATCGACCTCTGGGAGGTCTCGATCGTCACCTTTCCGATGCTGACGGAGGCACGCATCGCCTCCGTCAAGGCAAGCGAGGCGGGTCTTTCCGCAAGGTTTTTGGACGCCGCGCGGCGCCTGACACCCGCGCGGCCGAAAGCTGCTGGGCCGAAAGCTGTTGGGTCGAAAGCTGCCCGGATTGCCGGCGGAAGACCGGCCTTTTCTTGA
- a CDS encoding head-tail connector protein — protein MQRILLEGPEVEPVSLAEAKAHLRVEHEAEDELISAYLVAARVALEGDLRKVLIAQAWRLVLTERPQAGRLRLPIRPLLSVDRARLKTASGERLLEEDEISLGSTAEELRLDTRLWGMIRLEIDVTAGFGETAAEVPAPLRQAILLRAAHWYEHRGAALEADGPGALPAGYERLIAPFREVVPV, from the coding sequence ATGCAACGCATTCTTCTGGAAGGCCCGGAGGTGGAGCCCGTGTCGCTCGCCGAGGCGAAGGCGCATCTGCGCGTCGAGCACGAGGCCGAAGACGAACTCATCTCCGCTTATCTTGTCGCCGCACGCGTAGCGCTCGAAGGCGATCTCCGAAAAGTTCTGATTGCCCAGGCATGGCGGCTGGTCCTGACGGAACGGCCGCAAGCCGGACGTCTGCGCCTGCCGATCCGCCCGCTCCTGTCGGTGGATCGGGCGCGGCTTAAGACGGCTTCAGGCGAAAGGCTCCTCGAAGAGGATGAGATTTCGCTTGGGAGCACGGCGGAGGAGCTCCGGCTCGACACGCGGCTTTGGGGAATGATCCGCCTCGAAATCGACGTCACCGCGGGGTTCGGCGAGACCGCAGCCGAGGTGCCGGCGCCCCTGCGCCAGGCGATCCTGTTGCGTGCCGCCCATTGGTACGAGCATCGCGGCGCGGCCCTCGAGGCGGATGGGCCCGGCGCGCTGCCGGCGGGCTACGAGCGGCTGATTGCGCCGTTTCGCGAGGTGGTGCCGGTATGA
- a CDS encoding head-tail adaptor protein: protein MRAVTRPVTRPGRLSQRMVWERPVTAPDGLGGESLNYLPIGHVWADLRPGTARDVALGEGRVGAVTHEIFVRREVGLLAGDRLRLGARMFLCVICHDPDASGRFTRAEAVEEV from the coding sequence ATGCGAGCTGTGACGCGACCCGTGACGAGGCCGGGCCGGCTTTCCCAGCGCATGGTCTGGGAACGGCCGGTGACCGCCCCCGACGGGCTCGGCGGCGAGAGCCTTAACTATCTGCCGATCGGGCATGTCTGGGCCGATCTCCGCCCCGGGACGGCGCGCGACGTGGCGCTCGGCGAAGGGCGGGTCGGCGCGGTGACACATGAGATTTTCGTGCGGCGCGAGGTGGGGCTTCTGGCCGGTGACCGGCTGCGGCTCGGTGCGCGGATGTTTCTCTGCGTCATCTGCCACGACCCCGACGCGAGCGGCCGCTTCACCCGCGCCGAAGCCGTGGAGGAAGTGTGA
- a CDS encoding SDR family oxidoreductase translates to MSTNPRYAVTGASGQLGRLVIAALVRRVGAEAVVAIVRDPAKSAGLFPEGVTIREGDYERPETLDAAFAGVERLLLISSNAVGRRASQHRNVVEAAKRAGVERIAYTSILHADRSSLGLAEEHRDTEAALAASGLAVTLLRNGWYTENYAGSIPPALEHGALMGSADGGRIASAARADYAEAAAAALVDDTEPRQVHELAGDEAYTLTEFAAEISRQAGKAVAYADMPEAEYREALKSAGLPEGVAAMLADSDAGAAKGDLFDDGHELSRLIGRPTTPFAATIEAALKG, encoded by the coding sequence ATGAGCACCAATCCACGTTATGCCGTCACCGGCGCGAGCGGCCAGCTCGGCCGTCTCGTCATTGCAGCCCTCGTCCGCCGCGTCGGCGCCGAGGCGGTTGTCGCGATCGTGCGCGATCCCGCGAAGTCCGCAGGGCTTTTCCCTGAGGGCGTCACGATCCGTGAAGGCGATTACGAGCGCCCGGAGACGCTCGATGCCGCCTTTGCCGGTGTGGAGCGGCTGTTGCTGATTTCCTCAAACGCCGTCGGACGCCGCGCGAGCCAGCACCGCAATGTCGTGGAGGCGGCAAAGCGCGCCGGTGTCGAGCGCATCGCCTATACGAGCATCCTGCACGCCGACCGCTCGAGCCTCGGGCTGGCGGAGGAGCATCGCGACACCGAAGCGGCGCTGGCCGCAAGCGGCCTTGCGGTCACGCTGCTGCGCAACGGCTGGTACACGGAGAATTACGCCGGCTCGATCCCGCCGGCGCTGGAGCACGGCGCCCTGATGGGGAGCGCCGATGGCGGTCGGATCGCAAGTGCTGCCCGCGCCGATTATGCGGAAGCGGCGGCTGCCGCGCTGGTCGATGACACCGAGCCGCGCCAAGTTCACGAACTCGCCGGCGACGAGGCCTATACGCTCACCGAATTTGCCGCCGAAATCTCGCGCCAGGCGGGCAAGGCGGTTGCCTATGCCGACATGCCCGAGGCGGAGTATCGCGAAGCGCTCAAGAGCGCCGGCCTGCCGGAAGGCGTGGCGGCGATGCTCGCCGATTCCGATGCCGGCGCCGCCAAGGGCGATCTTTTCGACGATGGCCATGAACTGTCCCGGCTGATCGGCCGGCCGACGACGCCTTTCGCGGCAACGATCGAGGCGGCTCTGAAGGGCTGA
- a CDS encoding phage major tail protein, TP901-1 family — MSAQKGKDLLLKLERDGQFVTVAGLRARRISFNQASVDITNTDSAGRWRELLEGAGVKRAGLSGSGVFRDQASDATIREIFFAGTIVAWQVVIPDFGTVTGPFQVTGLEYSGEHDGEVAYDLALESAGELAFAAL; from the coding sequence ATGAGTGCCCAGAAAGGCAAGGACCTGCTCCTGAAACTGGAGCGGGACGGACAATTCGTGACTGTCGCCGGGCTTCGCGCCAGGCGGATTTCGTTCAACCAGGCGAGCGTCGACATCACCAATACCGATTCCGCCGGGCGCTGGCGCGAGCTCTTGGAGGGCGCGGGCGTGAAACGGGCCGGGCTTTCCGGCTCCGGCGTGTTTCGCGACCAGGCGAGCGACGCGACGATCCGCGAGATCTTCTTTGCCGGCACGATCGTCGCCTGGCAGGTGGTGATCCCGGATTTCGGCACGGTGACGGGCCCGTTTCAGGTGACGGGGCTTGAATATTCCGGCGAGCATGACGGCGAGGTCGCCTACGATCTGGCGCTGGAATCGGCCGGCGAACTCGCCTTTGCGGCGTTGTGA
- a CDS encoding phage tail assembly chaperone produces the protein MRLSPRDFWAMTPREFSACRTALCGAGKTPLTAGELAQLMARFPDR, from the coding sequence CTGCGGCTTTCTCCTCGCGATTTCTGGGCGATGACGCCGCGCGAGTTTTCGGCCTGCCGCACGGCTTTGTGCGGGGCAGGCAAGACGCCGCTCACAGCGGGTGAGCTTGCACAGCTGATGGCGCGCTTTCCCGATCGGTAG